The Chitinophaga pinensis DSM 2588 region CTGTACCCTGTGCAAAAGTGCGTTTCAGGGTATTCTGTTGTACCGTATTACCGACTACCGCACCGAAGGTATGTCCGCGGCCGAGTTTCTTACGATAAGATAAGGTCTGCTCATTGATCCAGGTACTGTTCTGTGTGATGGAAGATGTTGCCAGACCATAAGTCGGTGCAGCACCCAGCTGTGTTTTATCATTCCAGTATTCAGACTCGTCGTAGTTGTTATAATCAACGCTCCAGCTGGTACGGAACTTCAGATCCGGCAGGATTTCGGCTTCTGCATACAGGTTGCCGATATAACGAAGGCTCACCGTATTTACATCGTAGTTATCCAGCAGCACCTGCAGGTTGTCAAAACCGGCCCAGCGGGCAGGCGTACCGTCGGCATTCGTTTCCGGCAAGTAAGTAGGCGTGTGCAGTGCGGATTGCAGCAAACCTCCCTGCGGACCATCACCTGCGCGTGCCTGGTTCCTGTAGGAACGTGTGATACCATTGCTCACACCTACCTGTACACGATCACTGATCTTATGATCGATATTGAGTTTCAGACTGGCTCTTTCGAAGAACACTGGCCGGATATTCGCTTCCTGTTTGGTATAACCTGCACCAATGTAGAATTTGGTTTTATCGCCGCCACCATTCAGGGACAGATCGTAGTTAGCCAGTTGTCCGGTACGGAATAATTCACCCAATCTGTCATAGGTTTTTTGTTCTTCCGGTAATCCGCGGCCACCTTCTGCTACAGGACGAAAAGGTCTGTTGGCAAAAGTCTGATTAGACGCAGGATTATCTATCCCTGTATTGATCCAGTATTCATTGATTAATGCCGCATGTTCCGGACCAGTGGTCAGATCCCACAATTCCGGCGCCTTGGCAAAGCCATGTGATACATTCACGTTGACTTTGGTTTTTTGTCCGTAGTTACCACGTTTGGTCGTCACGATCACGACACCATTGGCGCCACGTGAACCATATATTGCCGTTGCACTGGCATCTTTCAGTACCTCTATACTGGCGATATCGCCCGGGTTGATATCTGCAATAGGAGAGGTGGCACGGCCGCCGGTGCTGACAGTCTGCAGACTGGTATTATTCACAAACACACCATCTACTACATACAGCGGATCATTACCGGCATTGATAGAAGTCGTACCGCGTACACGTACAAATACACCATCCCCTGGTACGCCGGTATTAGAATTGATTTGCAGACCAGCGGCTTTACCCTGTAGCTGAGCATCAAAACCTGCTACGGGAATATTCTTTGTTTCAGAAGTATTGATTGTAGACACAGAGCTGGTAAGGTTCCGGCGCTCCTGGGTACCATACCCGACAATCACGACCTCACTTAGCTTTTTATCGTCATTTTCCAGTTGAACATGAAAAGAGGCATTGCTACCCACTTTTATTTCCTGTGGCTTATACCCGATATAAGTAAAAACGAGTACGGCATCTGCGGGCGCATTCAGTTCGAAAGACCCGTCTATACGGGTAAGAGCGCCGCGTTTGGAGCCTTTCACAATAACGCTTACACCAGGGAGTTGCTGTCCGTTAGTATCAGTGACTTTTCCTTTTACCGGGATATCTGCAGGTAGGCGGTCAGATAGTGTACTGCTGACTGCATCCGGAAAAACAGCGCCCCTCATGGCAGTGCTGCCCAGTACAGCGGGAATCAGCAGAAAGCCGGCATTCCGGACGAATCTGCGCATCACAGGGTGTCTGTAATAGAAGGTGGTTGACATATTACTGATTGGTTTTTTTTATGCTGATAGTGTTATTTCCATTTTTCCGGTCTGTATACGACTTCTCCGCCCCGTTTTACCAGCCATGCTGTTACGGGATTCAGGTGATATCCTGTGCCTATACCTCTTGCTGCGATCAGCTCTTTGAGTGAAGGTTGTGTATAGCCTGTTTCATCTGTTGCGCGACTCATGATCTCTGTTGTATCGCCATCCCATTGCCATAGATACCTGAAGTAGGTATGCGCTTTATCCATGACGGGTTCCTGCAGCCGGGCGGCCTGCCAGGTTTTCCCTGCGTTGGTACTGACTTCCACACCCGTTATTCTTCCACGTCCGCTCCAAGCAATACCCCTGATTTCTACCCAGCCTTTCTGCAGTTGTACAGGATACGCAGGATAGGTAATGATAGAGCGGGCATCCATCGTAAAACTGAACTGACGGATCTTCCCATCTTTTACAGGCTCCGTATATTTCGATGTTTCTTCACGGGTCATAAAAGGACCGTCTGACAATTCAATACGGCGCAGCCATTTGATACTGGTGTTGCCTTCCCACCCCGGTAACAGCAGCCGGGCCGGGTATCCCTGCTGGGGGCGAATGGCCTCCCCATTTTGTGCATAAACAATCATAGCATCGTCCCATCCTTTGCTGACGGGAATGCTACGCGTCATGACGGCGGCGTCTGATCCTTCGGCAAGGAACCAGGTAGCCTTTGGATCCACGCCTACTTCCCTGAAAATAGTAGATAGCATCACCCCGGTCCATTCGCTCTGACTGGTGAGCCCGCAGATATCCTGCGGCGTAATCGTTTCTTTATCCGGCTTACGGAAGTTGCCGGAGCATTCGATAAAACAGATTCTGGATACGGAAGGAAATCGTTTAAGATCAGCCAGGGTGAAGACGGTAGGACGGTCTACCATACCGTGTATGGTGAGTTCATAGGTATTGGGATCTATGGCGGGTACACCGGCATGATGACGTTCGAAATGCAGATCAGACGGTGTAATGATTCCGTAAAGGTCCTGCAACGGCGTCTGCGATGAAGTGAGTGATGCTTTTCGCTGCGGATGTTCAAACGGCGATCTCGTACCCAAAATGCCAGGTAGTGGCCCCACCTGTTTGGTCGGGTCTATAGCAGCTTCGGGAATACCTGTCTGCACCATTTTGCCAAAGGATGACTTAACCATAGCTACAGCAGCTGTGGCGGCACCTCCGAGCAAAAGGCGACGACGCGTCATCTTCTGGCTCATATTATGTTCTGTTAAGAATTACAGTTTTATGCGACACATATGTTATTCATATGGTCCATCCCCTCCCTTCCGGTTGTCTGTGACATAGTATTTTCGGGCCGGCATAACAATGCCGGGCAAGGTTTTCGCATTCATGACAGCAGCACTATCTATCAGTCTGTTAGCATACAGCAGATATGCCGTGACACTATATACTTCATTATCTGATAAGGAGCCGGGTGCATTAAAAGGCATGGCACGTCGTACGTAATCGAATACGGTCGTAGCATACGGCCAGTAATTCCCGATGGCCTTCACCCGTTGCGGAGCACGGTCAAAAGGAACTGCATCTGCCGTATCTGGCGCTACCAGTATGTTGAATGGTCCTTCTACACCAGTCACACCATGACAGGAAGCGCACTTTGTCGCATAGACAACGAGCCCTTGCTGTACAGAGCCACTACCTGCTGGCAATCCTTTTCCATCGGGACGAATAGCTATTGCTTTTGCTGCGATCTCCTGCTGTGTAGCAGGACGACCATAGCCGAAATGCGTTGGCGCAGTATTGGCACGGCGTTCACATGAAATCATAGCAATACCTGCAACGCAGGCCCAATAAGGCATTCGTAGCTTAAACATCAGATAATGAGACTTGGATTCTTATGGTTGATTACAATGCGCAGAGTGTAGCCATATCGGCTACTGCATTTGTCTCTTGGTGGGAGCACAATAATAATCTGATGCAAATATATACAGTAGAAATTTAAAAGTCTACTATTTGTGTAGACTTTTATTTGAACGGTATTTTTTTGCTCTTTTAAGTAGTAAAAGAGGGGGGATAGTATTAATGTTCCATCATGTCCAGGATATCTGTCCAGATGATGCGGGCGATCTGTTCACTTTCAATGGTTCTTACACGCTCTTCCGGGGTGATCATACGGTCATCCTGCCAGTCGATCGCTTCAGGCATAAAGTCCCGCAGGATATCGCCGCTGGTGATGACTTCGTAAGTGGTTTCCTGTGCTATATTATCCACCGTTATTGCAAGCTGATAAGATCGTCCATCGATATATACTGTAATCGTACGCCTTTCCATAACAAACAATTAAGAGGGTTGCTACTGCGGGATATTCCACAGCAGATAAAGTCGGAGAGAATCTGTTGATATATGACTACTGGCTGCTGACTGCCTGGGGAGAGTGTCGATTATCACTGTTCGATAAACTACCTGCTTTTGCTTCCTTCGCTCCTCTTGTCACCGTCTCTTTGCCACTGATTGAATACGTCTTCATAATCTCACGGTTTTAATGGGTTAGTTAAAAGCTGACATACTAAATAGAACAAAATATCTGCCAGTATGTTCTTCACGGCCAGGTGTGGAATAATACTCCCAGCCTCCTAACCCGGACCGGGATGTCTCCTGAAAATTGAGGTATATGTCCGACAGTTACATTAAAATACAATTGAATATCAACTAATTAAAAAAACATGTCACATGGCTTTATGGCAGTGACCGACAGTACCGGTTGTCTTTATAGGACCTAAGCCATCTTAAAAACGAAGGTGTCGGCAACATAAGCCATAGGTAACATATAGATATCCCATAGATAACCCGTATCCATAAGAATGGATCATATACGGGTTATCTACGGGTTATGTACGGCTTATCTAGCAATTATCTCCCCGATACCTTGCTTTTTAAAACAGATTAAACGGGTTCTCCTGCCTTGTAGTAGTCCAAAAGAAAATGCACCGGAACAAAGCCGGTGCATCTCTTCAAGGCTACAGTTTAATAACCTCATCATAGGGGATCAAACCATGACCTGTATGTTTCTCTGCGTTAATACGTGATATTCGGGAAGGTCTGCCTTGCCTGCTGGAACTGTGTTTCCCAGCTGGCGGGCCATCCGAAGGCGATAGTCGCCTGTGCTTTCAGATTGACGCCTGCAGCGCCGCTCCAGAAATGCACAAACTCTCCCCAGTTCATATTACGGGCATAGTTGCTGCCATTTTTAGGAAAGTACTGTGCTAACAAAGCGAAGAATTTATTCAGTGTGGCGGTACCGCCATGCTGACTGTAAATAGGAAAGAACCAGTTCCTGAACCAGCGGGTATTCGCTACCGGGAAGTTATCGACCTTATTCCACATGTCATTATACCAGGCATTCGCGATAGTCGTCCAACCCAGTGATTTGTAAACATCATACTGATAAATTTCCATCCACTTACTGTCACCCCACAGCGGGAATGCAGGCGAATTGTGAAATCCTTTGGAGGCGCCTTCCACGATATGCCCTACTTCATGAGCGGTAATATGGAGCGGTTGCCCGGTGCTGTCAGCCCATGAGCCGTTTAGTCCTACGTCAATGACATTGCGGAAATCATGGCTGGCGTCAAAATAAGTTGAAGGATGTCCGCCACTATACTTATTTTCATGCAGGATTACGAACAGGCGTTTATCCGGACCGAATTCACCGTATGTTCTTTTGGTATAGCGCCAGATGCTATCCAGACGGCGATAAGGCCACGTAACATTTGTAGGCATATCATTGTCATAATACACCGCAATGTGATCATTGTAATAAACACGCTTTAGGAGCTGTACGTGTTCAAACCAGTGTTCCTGCCAGGTCGCGGGCGGTATTTCTGCCGCTGCTTCTTCGGTCACCGGCTTTTTTGATTGAAGGGAGTCATTGTCTTTTTTACAACTTCCCAGTAAAAACGTGGATGCCATAAGGCCTAAAAGAACGATTAATTGAGGGCTCTTTTTCATGGAATCTTCGATTAGGGTTTAAGATGTGATTAACTAACAAACAAGCTACAAGCCGTACAGGAGTACAGCCTGTAGTTGTTACTTTTTTCTCTAAAACAGCTGAGTACGTGATCGTGGTAATTAGCACAAAGGTCTGAGACGCTTTGCTGTGACAGTTAAACAGTATTGGTTGATAATAGTATGCTCAAAATGGATGAACGACAACCGAAATTAAAAAAGCAGCAGCAGAAAAGTTGTAAATGGAAAGCAAACAAAGTGTAAACAATCTTAAACGAATTGTGAATGAAATTTAAATTTCCGATATTTAAATATGACTAGAAAATTATGGAGTTTGCGCAAACTGCCATCTGAAAGAATATATTTGTTCTTCAGGAATTTTTTCATGCGGCATCCTTTCAAAATCTATATCACCACATCTGTCATTTGCTTCCTGGTACTGGCACTCGTGCAGTTCATGCTGGTATACAATACCTACGATCTGCTCAATCGTCGTTTCTATTACGAGAAGAAAAATAAGATCAACGAAGAATATTCGAAAGCTATTACGAATGATAAATTATTTCCCGGCGGACAAGGAATTGTAGATTCCATATTGATGCCGCAATTAAGAAATTTAGAACAGATTTATCAGACTGATACTACAAAGTTTCAGACGACTTCACAGGAATTATTAAACGAAGTATTTCACAGACTCGTCAGACAATCTACTACAGACAGCCTGATGCGCGTCATCCGTCAGCGGAACAATATCACAGACTCACTGCGTTACGCATTGACCATTCTTAAAATAGACATCATGACCGGTGACAGAAGATATATCAATATCTACAACAGCCGGCAAAAATATAAACTGATAGATGATTCCCTGCAATGGTCAGATGGGATCCGCATCTTTGGTGATCTTAAAGATCCCGATGAACGCAGCCAGGTGCTGGGACTCAATGTCAGCACCCCCGTACCTTATACCTATGCCATGCAATTCAGTCTTCACGCAGAGCCTTATAACAGGCGTGAGATGGTATTCCGGCAGATGCGGCTGGTACTGACGATGTCTCTTTTATCGATGTTTGCGATAATTGTATTATTTTTCATCACGATGCGCAACTGGATAAAGCAGAAACATCTTTCAGATGTTAAAACTGATTTTATCAACAACATTACGCACGAATTTCATACACCATTATCAGCCATTATGGTGGCCAATAAAAATATCCAGAACGAAAAGATACTGGATAACA contains the following coding sequences:
- a CDS encoding SusC/RagA family TonB-linked outer membrane protein; amino-acid sequence: MSTTFYYRHPVMRRFVRNAGFLLIPAVLGSTAMRGAVFPDAVSSTLSDRLPADIPVKGKVTDTNGQQLPGVSVIVKGSKRGALTRIDGSFELNAPADAVLVFTYIGYKPQEIKVGSNASFHVQLENDDKKLSEVVIVGYGTQERRNLTSSVSTINTSETKNIPVAGFDAQLQGKAAGLQINSNTGVPGDGVFVRVRGTTSINAGNDPLYVVDGVFVNNTSLQTVSTGGRATSPIADINPGDIASIEVLKDASATAIYGSRGANGVVIVTTKRGNYGQKTKVNVNVSHGFAKAPELWDLTTGPEHAALINEYWINTGIDNPASNQTFANRPFRPVAEGGRGLPEEQKTYDRLGELFRTGQLANYDLSLNGGGDKTKFYIGAGYTKQEANIRPVFFERASLKLNIDHKISDRVQVGVSNGITRSYRNQARAGDGPQGGLLQSALHTPTYLPETNADGTPARWAGFDNLQVLLDNYDVNTVSLRYIGNLYAEAEILPDLKFRTSWSVDYNNYDESEYWNDKTQLGAAPTYGLATSSITQNSTWINEQTLSYRKKLGRGHTFGAVVGNTVQQNTLKRTFAQGTGFPNNSYTDISSASTRTSGQTWTQGTLASFFSRLDYNYDSKYYLEFSFRADGSSRFGSNHRWGYFPAVGAAWRLKEEQFLKDAQFLSDLKLRASYGVTGNQSGINDFAARGLWTGASGYPDAETGGDKPATAPLQLSNPDLRWEKTKQANIGLDAAFLDGRLSVELNVYSKKTSDVLLQLPVPSNTGYSTYYSNAGEISNKGYEVAIRSENIKRGDFTWNTSFTISGNKNKVEKLPVPITQYNRDWIRMQQGYSMYSFWMYKQLYVDPKTGNAVFEDVNGDGSITVADRQIVGNALPKFFGGINNSFSWKSFDASVQFNYQYGNKVLNLNRFFGEGGGTRDANRVLFASQLKRWQKEGDVTDVPRLTKVGNNYTLEQNSRFIENGSFLRLQALTLGYTLPKALTSRWHIDALRVYFAGNNLWLLTKYTGPDPEANVSASQTVQGIDLGTPPQSRTLQFGVNVTL
- the soxC gene encoding sulfite dehydrogenase, giving the protein MSQKMTRRRLLLGGAATAAVAMVKSSFGKMVQTGIPEAAIDPTKQVGPLPGILGTRSPFEHPQRKASLTSSQTPLQDLYGIITPSDLHFERHHAGVPAIDPNTYELTIHGMVDRPTVFTLADLKRFPSVSRICFIECSGNFRKPDKETITPQDICGLTSQSEWTGVMLSTIFREVGVDPKATWFLAEGSDAAVMTRSIPVSKGWDDAMIVYAQNGEAIRPQQGYPARLLLPGWEGNTSIKWLRRIELSDGPFMTREETSKYTEPVKDGKIRQFSFTMDARSIITYPAYPVQLQKGWVEIRGIAWSGRGRITGVEVSTNAGKTWQAARLQEPVMDKAHTYFRYLWQWDGDTTEIMSRATDETGYTQPSLKELIAARGIGTGYHLNPVTAWLVKRGGEVVYRPEKWK
- a CDS encoding c-type cytochrome, yielding MFKLRMPYWACVAGIAMISCERRANTAPTHFGYGRPATQQEIAAKAIAIRPDGKGLPAGSGSVQQGLVVYATKCASCHGVTGVEGPFNILVAPDTADAVPFDRAPQRVKAIGNYWPYATTVFDYVRRAMPFNAPGSLSDNEVYSVTAYLLYANRLIDSAAVMNAKTLPGIVMPARKYYVTDNRKGGDGPYE
- a CDS encoding sensor histidine kinase, with amino-acid sequence MTRKLWSLRKLPSERIYLFFRNFFMRHPFKIYITTSVICFLVLALVQFMLVYNTYDLLNRRFYYEKKNKINEEYSKAITNDKLFPGGQGIVDSILMPQLRNLEQIYQTDTTKFQTTSQELLNEVFHRLVRQSTTDSLMRVIRQRNNITDSLRYALTILKIDIMTGDRRYINIYNSRQKYKLIDDSLQWSDGIRIFGDLKDPDERSQVLGLNVSTPVPYTYAMQFSLHAEPYNRREMVFRQMRLVLTMSLLSMFAIIVLFFITMRNWIKQKHLSDVKTDFINNITHEFHTPLSAIMVANKNIQNEKILDNKVAIRSLSEIIDRQSHRLKLLFGQVLDLATVDKLFVQKTPHHLNMRVSEILTDFSIKFSASNVQIDFKPADTDIVVELDSFHFTTLMLNILDNAVKYNTHPVKELVVMITEDNEHIYITITDDGIGMSKETLKHIFEKFYRYQKDLTQNTKGLGLGLHYVKQCIDAHKWKLKVDSEVGNGTTFVIVIPQ